One segment of Streptomyces sp. NA02950 DNA contains the following:
- a CDS encoding PhoX family phosphatase, with protein MRKLLPLISAHPGGRAALTCRYRCGDACFHEVPNTSDNEYVGDVIAGAASRRSLLRAGAVVTVAAATGVTAVGRAPEASAAEAGAAPSASATAAEGRAARGLRFAPVAPNTEDAVVVTEGHDQNVVIRWGDPILRGAPAFDADHQSARAQAGQFGYNNDYMAVLDVPHERDRQLLVVNHEYTDEVLMFAGYDANNPTREQAEIGWAAHGLSVVVAQEDRRLGKLTAVNRHRLNRRITGTTPFEVTGPAAGSKLLRTSADPTGRRILGTLNNCGGGITPWGTVLSGEENFNQYFANGGSVTDPTTAARLKRYGIAGAASERKWERFDQRFDVAREPNESNRFGWVIEIDPYDPDSTPRKLTALGRFKHEAAEPRLTEDGRPVLYMGDDEKFDYFYKFVSAKRMMKGTSRAAREHNRTLLDEGTLYVAKFTGDSPAAEIDGTGKLPEDGEFDGSGRWIPLASGDTSHVEGMTAEEVYVFTRMAADKVGATKMDRPEDVEPSPRTGRVYIALTNNTDRGKQGKAPVDEANPRNGNKHGQILELTEHCGDPASRRFGWRLFLVCGDPEDPATYFGGFPKDQVSPISCPDNLTFDSYGNLWISTDGNALGNHDGLFGVATAGRRRGEVKQFLTVPNGAETCGPIVQDRRVLVAVQHPGEMDGASVEKPKSTWPDGPGKLVRPSVISVWRRDGGNIGV; from the coding sequence CAAGCTACTGCCGCTCATCAGCGCTCATCCGGGCGGTCGTGCCGCGCTGACTTGCCGGTACCGCTGCGGTGACGCCTGTTTCCACGAGGTGCCGAACACCAGCGACAACGAGTACGTGGGCGACGTCATCGCGGGTGCCGCGTCGCGCCGTTCGCTGCTGCGGGCGGGCGCCGTGGTGACCGTGGCCGCCGCGACCGGTGTCACGGCGGTCGGCCGGGCACCGGAGGCGTCGGCCGCCGAGGCCGGAGCGGCGCCGTCGGCCTCGGCGACCGCCGCCGAGGGACGGGCGGCACGAGGCCTGCGCTTCGCGCCGGTCGCGCCGAACACCGAGGACGCGGTGGTCGTCACCGAGGGCCACGACCAGAACGTCGTCATCCGGTGGGGCGACCCGATCCTGCGCGGCGCGCCCGCCTTCGACGCGGACCATCAGTCGGCCAGGGCGCAGGCGGGGCAGTTCGGTTACAACAACGACTACATGGCCGTCCTCGACGTTCCGCACGAGCGGGACCGGCAGCTGCTCGTGGTCAACCACGAGTACACCGACGAGGTGCTGATGTTCGCCGGGTACGACGCGAACAACCCGACCCGCGAGCAGGCCGAGATCGGCTGGGCCGCGCACGGGCTGTCCGTGGTGGTGGCGCAGGAGGACCGCCGGCTCGGGAAGCTGACCGCCGTCAACCGCCACCGGCTCAACCGCCGGATCACCGGAACCACGCCGTTCGAGGTCACCGGCCCCGCGGCGGGCAGCAAGCTGCTGCGCACCTCGGCCGACCCGACCGGCAGGCGCATCCTGGGCACGCTGAACAACTGCGGCGGTGGCATCACCCCGTGGGGCACCGTGCTGTCGGGCGAGGAGAACTTCAACCAGTACTTCGCCAACGGCGGTTCGGTGACCGACCCGACGACGGCCGCGCGCCTCAAGCGCTACGGCATCGCCGGTGCCGCGTCCGAGCGCAAGTGGGAGCGTTTCGACCAGCGCTTCGACGTGGCGCGGGAGCCCAACGAGTCCAACCGCTTCGGCTGGGTCATCGAGATCGACCCGTACGACCCGGACTCGACCCCGCGCAAGCTGACCGCGCTGGGCCGCTTCAAGCACGAGGCCGCCGAACCCCGGTTGACCGAGGACGGCCGCCCGGTCCTCTACATGGGCGACGACGAGAAGTTCGACTACTTCTACAAGTTCGTGTCGGCCAAGCGCATGATGAAGGGCACCAGCCGCGCCGCGCGCGAGCACAACCGCACCCTGCTGGACGAGGGCACGCTCTACGTGGCCAAGTTCACCGGTGACAGCCCGGCCGCGGAGATCGACGGCACCGGGAAGCTGCCCGAGGACGGCGAGTTCGACGGCAGCGGCCGCTGGATACCGCTGGCGAGCGGCGACACCTCCCACGTGGAGGGGATGACCGCCGAGGAGGTGTACGTCTTCACGCGGATGGCCGCCGACAAGGTGGGCGCGACGAAGATGGACCGCCCCGAGGACGTCGAGCCGAGCCCGCGCACCGGCCGGGTGTACATCGCGCTGACGAACAACACCGACCGGGGCAAGCAGGGCAAGGCACCCGTCGACGAGGCGAACCCGCGCAACGGCAACAAGCACGGTCAGATCCTGGAGTTGACCGAGCACTGCGGCGACCCGGCCTCCCGCCGCTTCGGCTGGCGGCTGTTCCTGGTCTGCGGTGACCCGGAGGACCCGGCCACCTACTTCGGCGGCTTCCCGAAGGACCAGGTCAGCCCGATCTCCTGTCCGGACAACCTGACCTTCGACTCCTACGGCAACCTGTGGATCTCGACGGACGGCAATGCCCTGGGCAACCACGACGGGCTGTTCGGAGTGGCCACCGCGGGCCGTCGCCGCGGTGAGGTCAAGCAGTTCCTGACCGTGCCGAACGGTGCCGAGACCTGCGGTCCGATCGTCCAGGACCGGCGGGTGCTGGTGGCCGTGCAGCACCCGGGCGAGATGGACGGGGCGAGTGTGGAGAAGCCCAAGTCCACCTGGCCGGACGGGCCGGGCAAGCTGGTCCGCCCGTCGGTGATCAGCGTCTGGCGGCGCGACGGCGGGAACATCGGGGTCTGA